A region of the Aphelocoma coerulescens isolate FSJ_1873_10779 chromosome 1, UR_Acoe_1.0, whole genome shotgun sequence genome:
TTGAAGGAATTTGAACACCCCTTCTAGAGCCACAGCTGCCAGATGCTTCCAAAGTAGCACCTGGACATATCTGGTTATGCTCTGGGCCAGTGTGATGTTTTGTGGTATTTGAGTCACCTTATTCTTTCCTTGCAAGTACTGTCTCAGAACTGGTTTTTATTGGGAAATGGTTGTTCCCCAAGTGAGGCAAATTAACTGGCTTGCAAACAAGCCTGTTTAAGGCTTCCTTGTCCATTGGTTGCTCCTTCTATCCTTACACTGTTTTTGTCATGCTCAAAAGGAGATGCAGTTCCATACATTACAGCTGGCCAAGAGCTGGGCTTATTTCCGAGAGTGCCACTGCCTGAGTATGCTCAGGCATGTCACTTGCCTTGTGTCTCTGTCCCTTTAAAGGCCAGTCAAACAGAGTGAAACACTTGTAAAATTAATGGGCCATAGCCTTATTTTGCTACTGTCTGTAGTGGACTTCGAAACAGATCAGAAAGGTTACAGTTATTACTAGTATTGGACTCTAGGCTTATCTCAAGTAACAATTCTGCGATAATAACTAGCGCTATTTGGGTTTCCCTTGGCTGGATCCCAGAACACATTCTCTGATGCCTTCCTGCACCTTGGAAGCTGCTGGTTATTACATCTCTTGCAATTGCAGGCTAAAAATAACAAGCAAAGGGGGAAACCATGGCAGGCATGGTGGCAAAACAGCCAGTGAGCTCTTGTCTTTGAAGAGCTTCACATCAGACTCCTTCTAAGACAATTTCCTTTTAGTCTGCATGCCTCCAAGGTAGCCCTTACACAGCTCTTGGCTGTGTTGAATTGGTCCCATCATACCacagtttttccttcttttcaaaGCCCCCAGTTCTACATATTACTTTCTCAACCCTGTTTTCCTTACTTTAGCTCATGGATCTGTCCTTGTCTCCTCTCTCAATCTCTCTGAACTCTCCTAGGTCTTAGCACCCAGCCAATTCCTCATCACAGTTCCTCTGCGTGGCCTGTCCGGGTACAGGGAGTGCCAGGTACGGCACTGGCGCTATTACACTGTGAATGGGACCAAGCTCCTCTCCTCCGTGCGGGACCCTGAGGAACTGCATCAGTGGCTAGAGGTGGAGCAGTTCTCAAAAAGCCTTCAGCAGTGGCATGAAGAGGATGTGAACATCGAAGGTGATCTGGTTCCAGCCAAAGTCCTTATTGTCTTCCGGGAGCTGGTGGAGAAATCGATTGTCTCCTGTAACCTCTCCAGTGAGTTGGTGGGGACACGTGTAAGGGAAACCATCACACACACAAAGTGTTTGGCTTGCATGCTCAGAATCTGAGCAAAACCCTCCAAAATCAGGAAGCCTTCAAGTGATTGCAGTGATGTACATAGACCTGCATTGAAGATAGAATTCAGTAGTTCTTGGCTTCTTCGTACCCAAGATGTTACTCCTTTCTTAGGGATTTGGGTAGGGTCTCCAGCAACATCACCCTCACAGTTCAACTAAGAGGCAGCCCAGATTTTTAGAACATTTAAGAGTTTGTTtcggaaaaaaatctttctctgcTACAGCACCTGCAATATATTTAGATTATCAAGGAAGGTAGTATAGGAAAATTGAATACCAGGAAGATATGTAAGTCTGAGGAGAATGTGTTTGAAGATATTTATAGGGCAGATAATGTTCTAGGGAAACCTTAGCTGCGCACAGCTTTCCAGCATGGGATGGTGGGAACTAAGTAGAAGGACTTCTGCTGAAGGAAAGTGTGTTGGACAAGTGCTCTTTTCCCTAGTGTCCAGGCTACTCCTGTGGTGCCTGTTCCCATAGTATGTTTCCAGGATGACTTTACTTATCAGCAGCCTAATGAGTCTTCTGTATTTCAGAGCAATAGAAGCCATGTCCACTCATCTGATCGTACTCTGAATTGtagtcacaggaaaaaaaaatgtgttaaagTCAAGCTCTGCTAGATAATGgcattttttcagaaaatacttGTTATCATAGCAATGGAAAGGTGGATAGGAATGAAATTTCACCATTGAGGCTTACAAGACCAGCTGGAATGTGCTTGCTTCTGAGGCTTTACTTATGTGAAAGTTACTGTGTTGAGCAGCAGTCACATCAAGCTGTTGAGTCAGGAAGGGTACTTGCAAGGACCCCAAGAGTGATGTTTGGGTTGATGATTCTGATGCCTTTTTTGTAAGGTCCGCAGGGAGGAGATGAGCTAAGATGAAGTCAGGAGAAGCAGTTACCATTTTTGTTAGTTTCTGTGAGGAACAGACTTCCTTCATCTCCCACAGTATGGCTAAAGTTACAGAAAAACTGCACTTTCATTGCTTCCctgttttttaattctttgaGCACCAGCGAAATCAGTTTTTGAGGTGTCTCACTTTTCATTAGTGGAAAAATAGGTATAAGCATTGCAATACTTTCAGAAATACCATGAACATATTTACATGCTGACACAGCGGTTGCTGTAACATTTTTCAGCTGCTAGGGATCCTTGTTGGGAACTTGGGAGCAGGACAGTTCCTGTTTTGATGCCAGGTTTGGCTCAGCAGGGAAATAGTAGATTTTCTGAGGCTTGTGAAGTTCTGGTTGGGATGGACTCTGCTCTTGGCAAGGTAATTCACCCCATGAATTGTTCCTTAGCCCATGCCAGTCAACATGAGGTGGGATAGCACACTGCTCTTTAAACTGCTTATGTTCATCTGCTCAGGCTGTTACTTCAGTGGGTTAGAGGATGAACATGCTCAGATGGCAGAGCTGAAGGGACAGTGATCCTGCCAGAGTTACAGGGACAGAAACTTCTTCCATGAACATAACTGGACCAACAAGAAATATCTCACAAAGTCCATTAGttgcagctttctttttttctgtactcTTAGATTGTGTTGTTCCTGGAGATGAGTCACTCTTCTTTTACACTGAGGAAACTTCTTTCCTCCAAATCACCTTGGAACTAACTCTTCTTAACACTCAGCACTCACAGTGATGTAGCAGTTAGCCTTTTCTGTGTGACTTCTCGGCACAACAGACCGTAATTTCTGGTATTGTCATCTGTGCATCTCCAGAAACAAAACTTACAGATACCCCACAAAATATTCTGAATGACTGGCAGTGGTAAATGTGATCTGGCAAGGGTCTGATCTCAGGTTCTCTGAaggaagaagaacatctttAGATAGGAAGCGTTAATCTGGTCCTCTCTAACCTGCAGTGATTTTGTGCTGTACCATTAGAAATGTTAGGTTGCACCACTtgtcttgctttatttttaagaagCTGATCCTAGGATTTAAGAGGAcccacaaaggaagaaaaaagcatgGTAATTGAGTATAAAGTTGAGAACTTAGTTGTTCTTTCATCTTCTTCCTGTTCCAGTTCCCTGGGGTAGATTTAGGTGGATTTAGGTTTTTCTTATATTCTGCTTGTGGCATTGAAGAGGAAGTGTTAAGGCAGACCAATAGAACTGCAAGGTCCTAGACAGCCTCTTGCCTGGCTTGTGGAAAAGGACCTTTTTATCTGTATTATCTTCTCTTGTTGTTCTTTCACAGATAaagtgacagtgctggagagctTCAGCTCAGTGGTCCGGGTGGCTGTGGAGACATCAGAATCCCAGGTTGAGGTGGAGCTGGTCCCTGCTGTGGAGATTCCAACTTGCTGGCCCGAGAAAGCCCGGTGGCCTCGTTGTCTTAAGCGTTGGCCTTCTCAGGAAAAAGTGCAATGCATCAAGGTAAAAAGTGTAAAAAACACCCTTAACTCTGGGATGGACTTTACCTGTCAGGTGTCTGACAGTGTTTTCCCAAAGGAAGAACTGCATGCTGATGGGTTAGAAGATGTATTCTTTAAAGAGAGAAGCAATGTTTCAAAATATTCAGTCAGAttttatttggattttgttttcccCCCGTTACAGTGGTGAATTCTATAGAAAAAATCTGAGTTAACTTTTTATTGCACGAGTCTCTAGCAAACAGTTCTGCCTCCATCATACAGCTCTGACATGCATCATTGTTGCTGTTCTGCTCTGCCTCATGGAAGCCTTCAGCAAACGGGCTGCTGTCTTGCAGTTTTTCCTTCAGCTCAATCCAGTCTTTCCCTACAACACTCATGGCTGGATTCTGGCACTTCAGCTCAGCCCCAGTTGCCAGGTTCCTGCAGGACCCATTCTGCCTTCCAGTCCTGCTGCCCTCTCATGCACaacctgctgctgcacagcaaagtgcctgcagagctgcacctCCGCTTTAGTGGCACTGCTGGTACTGTGCCTGATGGCTCTAGAGCAGGATCTCCCAGCAGTAACTGATACCAGCACACAAGGAAACAATGCAAAATGTGTGTTCATTCAACTAAGAATTAAGATGGGAGCATGCCTCATGTTTGCTGTCTCTGCTAGCCCTGTTTAGAATAGGCTTTGAGAGATGTCACACATGCTTTTGTAACCTCTCTCTGCATTGCTGGGAGAAGTTTTTCTCTGATCTGCTGTCACGGTTCCCCTGTTGTTCACAGTCGCTGGGTTTTGACCTCCTGGCCCGCTCTAATTATCACTGGCAGCTGTGCTTCTCCCGTGCTGAGCACATCCTCATGGAGGGACTTGATGAAGATGGTGGTTGTCGCATGAAGTGCTTCAGGGTCATGAGGCAGATGAAGGAAGATGTCTGGTGTGCTGGAAATAAGCCTGTCATCACAGCTTATCACCTTCAGGTAGGCATCACCCTGATACCAACATGCAGTCACGGGATCTGTTGCAGTGGCTTCCATCCAGTAATGTCAGAATGTTGTGGTGTAAATCACTGTAGCATCTGTGTCACTTCTAAGGTAACTGTCAAAACTGCTGTACCTTTTCATTGCTTTACAGTGGCAAGGAGTGCACTAAATATGTGTTCCAAACTTCACTAAGAAACTAAGGCATGTGGGAACATTATGATTGCAGCAACATAAATAATTTTAGCATCTTCATGTTGTACTCTTGTCTGTAATTGCACACTTACTTCCTGCTTCTTGACTATCTCAGCCATCTATATCCACCTGTCTCTCTGGTGGAagatggggctttttttctttgtggatATGCACCAAACAAAACTGTCTTAGGTGAGCATTATTAATGAATTAGGTGCAAACTACAGTTCTGGTGGTGTTTCACCTGgggtaggaagggaagaaacagGTAAAGGGGTGGTGGGATTCTCTCTGCACCTACTTCAGGGTTCAAGATGGCTTCAAAcaagatttgtgaagaagagagagaagactCTGCTCTGACTTGTGTCGCCACATCTGACAGCTGCAGACACTGACGGGCCACAGGCAGCACCATTTATCAGACTATTGAGCAATCCTGTTTTCTGGGACTTCATCCTCCTGGAGTTGCCAGGGGAGAGGCTGTACTTTTCCCGCCTTGAAGTCTCAAGCCACTAGGTTCCCACAGTAGTTACTGATCTTTTGGTGTCCAAAGCCAGATGTAGTGCTAAGATTTCTCCTAAAGAAAAAGCTGGTGACCATCAAATGTTGTTACAGTCATGGCACTACTCTTAAGTCAAGATGGAGTCAAAAAGAAATGATGAGGCTGATTATAGCTCAGCTGAATGCAAAACTCCTCAGTGCCTGTAAGAACAATCTGGCAGGAAAACTGTCATACGTAAGACAAAGTGGAAAACCATTTAACCattagtaacttttttttttcccctggctgAAGGAGCAGATGTGCAGGAAGTGCTGTTGCTTGGACTCTTGATCAAAGTAAAAAACTATTTGGAAGCTCTTCAGTTCTTTACTGTAACTGTACTTCAGGCTTTTATTGCAAGAGAGGATTGGTTTATCAGACAGAaagaatttttcaaaattacttacattaaaaagaaaaacagtaaaaaaagaaaagaaaaatgaaagaaacagtGGATAAAccagcagctgagcagaggcCTAGTGTTAGGTTTCTTCGTGTTCTCAGGTTCCTCCTGTCAGAGGTACCCAACAATTAGGATTAAACAAGACTCCATATGAGAAAGACCCTCTATGACAGAGGAACTCTGCCTCCCAGAAGCTGAGAGAGCCAGAGAGGAGCAAGTAACTGCACTTCTTCTGCTTACCTCCATAGGAATGAAGTTCAAGATCTGGAAGTTCAGAAATACCTAGGTACATTCTGAAAGCCAGCTCTATGCTGTTGGTAGGCAGCTGGCAGTTAGGGACGTAAGTGCTGGGGATAAATCACCTGTTTGGCACCTGACTGAAAAAGCAATGCTGTTTTCCTCGCCTCCAGAAACTTCATTGCAACTGCTGCTCATGGATCTGAAGTAGTTCTAG
Encoded here:
- the MAB21L3 gene encoding protein mab-21-like 3 isoform X1, with amino-acid sequence MKPFTDEDVEIYIQSKVEQRHYLVSKAVEEVQKIIQQLTTEISYKAVRFQAISNSGIHNENIKDQPALLAKWSAMLRRKRPFHPSIQVLAPSQFLITVPLRGLSGYRECQVRHWRYYTVNGTKLLSSVRDPEELHQWLEVEQFSKSLQQWHEEDVNIEGDLVPAKVLIVFRELVEKSIVSCNLSNKVTVLESFSSVVRVAVETSESQVEVELVPAVEIPTCWPEKARWPRCLKRWPSQEKVQCIKSLGFDLLARSNYHWQLCFSRAEHILMEGLDEDGGCRMKCFRVMRQMKEDVWCAGNKPVITAYHLQTVLFWTCEKYPRTKDWRCFHEAFLRLVQKLHKCVSQHFLKHYFLKNTNLLKYANTSDLDLVASKLAVFLENPVFCLD
- the MAB21L3 gene encoding protein mab-21-like 3 isoform X2, coding for MKPFTDEDVEIYIQSKVEQRHYLVSKAVEEVQKIIQQLTTEISYKAVRFQAISNSGIHNENIKVLAPSQFLITVPLRGLSGYRECQVRHWRYYTVNGTKLLSSVRDPEELHQWLEVEQFSKSLQQWHEEDVNIEGDLVPAKVLIVFRELVEKSIVSCNLSNKVTVLESFSSVVRVAVETSESQVEVELVPAVEIPTCWPEKARWPRCLKRWPSQEKVQCIKSLGFDLLARSNYHWQLCFSRAEHILMEGLDEDGGCRMKCFRVMRQMKEDVWCAGNKPVITAYHLQTVLFWTCEKYPRTKDWRCFHEAFLRLVQKLHKCVSQHFLKHYFLKNTNLLKYANTSDLDLVASKLAVFLENPVFCLD
- the MAB21L3 gene encoding protein mab-21-like 3 isoform X3 is translated as MKRSRLITGTVLPSGIAKCLIKVLAPSQFLITVPLRGLSGYRECQVRHWRYYTVNGTKLLSSVRDPEELHQWLEVEQFSKSLQQWHEEDVNIEGDLVPAKVLIVFRELVEKSIVSCNLSNKVTVLESFSSVVRVAVETSESQVEVELVPAVEIPTCWPEKARWPRCLKRWPSQEKVQCIKSLGFDLLARSNYHWQLCFSRAEHILMEGLDEDGGCRMKCFRVMRQMKEDVWCAGNKPVITAYHLQTVLFWTCEKYPRTKDWRCFHEAFLRLVQKLHKCVSQHFLKHYFLKNTNLLKYANTSDLDLVASKLAVFLENPVFCLD